From the genome of Vitis riparia cultivar Riparia Gloire de Montpellier isolate 1030 chromosome 11, EGFV_Vit.rip_1.0, whole genome shotgun sequence:
CGGCCTCCAAAGAAATGATCTtagatttatttctttttcatccaTCATTCACAAGAAACCACAATACTATACAACTATATCACTTAATGCTAGCGAGTTTCCTTGgaaacataaaatcataaaattcaaaatgtactctctttttttcttttccttttctcgcTTTTCTCAGTGACCAGACACAGGGGTTAGTTCATGATCACAAAATGCATCACATAATACAAATCCAGACACCCAGAACAATAAGAAAAGTACCCAACAAAGCCAACCACACTCGAGTCTCTTCGCCCAAGAGCATGGCCGACACCGCAGTGGCCGCAAACGTCGTCGCATTAGTCACCGGAACCGCCAGTGATATGGGGGTGTCGCTTAAGATGGCAAAGAAAGTAGCTGAGGCCGATAAATTTATCAAGAAAGGGATGGAGTATTGCCACGTCAGGAGGAGATTGAGCCAGTTTTTGTAGGTGGCGAGCAGTCGTTGGTGGAGTGTAGAGGGTTTGGTTGTTTGCGTTGAAGAAGATCTGACTTTTCGGTCCCAGATGAGTGCGCCACGGCGCATTATAGCGTTGGTGGAGCCCCATACTAAGCCCACCGCGATCATCTTCTCTATGTCCCCTATCATCTCTGGATCGCCGGTGTTAATCGAAGCAGATGTGAATTTCGCTCTCCCCTTTTGGTTTTGGGCGAGGCCGGGAACAACGAAGCGACGTCGTTTACATTGTCATCAACAAAACGTCGTCGTTTCAAGTTGTTTACAATTGAAAAAGacgaaaaaataatttaaaattttttacgttttgtatatatatatatatgataagtataaaaaattgtttttatatttatatttgagtttcaatTCGAGTCCTATTTCTAAAATCAAATGACAATTATTtctaaacattattttatagataataaattgaaaaaaaaatcatatttgaattcaaaaaataattttatttttaagattagtGGAAAATGTTGTGAAAGAGGTTCTACACAATACATCATcgataattaaattttagataaaCGAATAACCttgcttaaataataaaaaattttagttcCAATTTGAGGTAATGTACTAAATTACAACCTCTTTAAATGCATgagataataaatttaaaaaaaaaaactttatgagcccaaagaaatataaattaataattgtgaaTAACGAGCAAAATTCACTAtataatattgaataatattttataacttctATTTTTACTCAATTCAAGTCTTTCTCGAACCCATAACatacttaaaacttttttattttctataatattaagTTGTGATATCGTGTCTCTTctatttaaagatatttttcttttatatcacTAATGatcatctctttttttttagaatctcTTTAGtttttatgtattaattttttcttacatGCTTTTTTTTATCGGTCAAAGATGTACAAGggcataatatttttttaaaattaataaatattaatttattgataaattaataaattatccatttattcataaattaatagcccaattaagataataatttttcttaatgtCAAAAGTATTATCACCATCCACAATTTTTGATgagtttcttttatttatggagtttttttaaaatacatctaaTTAAAGTCTTGTTTGGTTCAACTTCTAACAAGTCGAAACTAAATTTTTAAGCTTCATAAGAACTTCCATGcctatttgattgattttgtttaAGAGCTTAggcttaaaaaatagtttaatataaaagccaaaaaaatgtTACTTATTGAAAAAGCTCTAGAAAGTTATTTTAAACTATACTTAAAAAGTTTAAGgtctatttgataactatttttttaaaacatctctaaaaaatagttttttgagaacaattttttaaaaaatgttctctaGTTTAAAACCTAggatgtttttaacttatttttaaatatgttttatttttaatcattttacatgtttgtataattattttttaaagcaatcatcataaaaaaaaatgaaaataatataaaataactaaaaatgttatttgaaaatatcatgttttctattcttaaaaataaaaaataggaatcaGTTTTTTGTTGTGAAATATATTTCCTggtttttctcattttgaagaacaaaaaattattctcgaAAACGGTTATCAAACAAATCCTTATTTTCCCATTTCTTTAATACCTTGACTCtcttttaaaagatttaattcaaatatcatttcttttattataaaaaaataaaaatactttgtatcatttttttaaaatcaaaagatgACACTAATGATAGCTAAATTCTTAGATATCTATCTTTAAAAggtaatcatttttaaaaacctttgaaaattttaaaataataacttgaattttaaaaattttaaaaattttaaaagtaattttacaaaatacatgataaataaaagagtttataaattttgtagaagaattatcttttttattttaaattgtaaatgatgtcttattaataataataattattattatttaaaaaaatgaaaatgtccaTGAATATCTTGATCACCATGTTTTGTCCAACAATGATGGGATTTGTGTTGAACATTGGTTAAACTCATGTGTGTCACACACTCACAAATACAAAATCCTTGCATGAAAGTTAACCTTAACTGCTTAAATTAACTCTAGTTAAAGATAATAGGATGTGTGTCAAAGTTccataatataattatgtatGAGAAAAAGAC
Proteins encoded in this window:
- the LOC117924509 gene encoding transmembrane protein 234 homolog isoform X3, whose amino-acid sequence is MIGDIEKMIAVGLVWGSTNAIMRRGALIWDRKVRSSSTQTTKPSTLHQRLLATYKNWLNLLLTWQYSIPFLINLSASATFFAILSDTPISLAVPVTNATTFAATAVSAMLLGEETRVWLALLELRNG
- the LOC117924509 gene encoding transmembrane protein 234 homolog isoform X2; translation: MIGDIEKMIAVGLVWGSTNAIMRRGALIWDRKVRSSSTQTTKPSTLHQRLLATYKNWLNLLLTWQYSIPFLINLSASATFFAILSDTPISLAVPVTNATTFAATAVSAMLLGEETRVWLALLVESNTS
- the LOC117924509 gene encoding transmembrane protein 234 homolog isoform X4; its protein translation is MIGDIEKMIAVGLVWGSTNAIMRRGALIWDRKVRSSSTQTTKPSTLHQRLLATYKNWLNLLLTWQYSIPFLINLSASATFFAILSDTPISLAVPVTNATTFAATAVSAMLLGEETRVWLALLA
- the LOC117924509 gene encoding transmembrane protein 234 homolog isoform X1; this encodes MIGDIEKMIAVGLVWGSTNAIMRRGALIWDRKVRSSSTQTTKPSTLHQRLLATYKNWLNLLLTWQYSIPFLINLSASATFFAILSDTPISLAVPVTNATTFAATAVSAMLLGEETRVWLALLVFKLQNIKA